The DNA window AGACAAAACAGTCACTTGATCGGTGTCGTTGTTGCAGATGTTGAAAATTTTTTTTCCTCTTTACTTTTTAAAGGAATTGATGAAATTCTATCCCAAAATGCTTTTCAAATCATTCTGATGAATTCTAATAACTCCAAGGCCAAGGAGCACCAACAAATCGAGCGCTTATTAGAACTCCAGGTAGATGGTATTATTTTGCAGCCTATGGGCCACAGGGCTGCTGAATATCGTTTTTTAAAAAAACAAAATGTGCCAACTGTGATAGTTGATCGCCGAATTGAACATGCGGTCTGGCCAGAAGTCGTGACTGACAATTACGAATACTCAAAAAAACTCGGTGAATTAATGCTGGAAATGCAATATCCGCAAATTCTAGTTCTCAGCGAATCAGTTAATGAGAATACCGCTCGAAAAGAGCGTTATTCAGCTTTAAATGATCTAAAAAAGAATCATCACTTTATTTTAGGATTGATCGAAGTCGCAGAAAATACTTCAGATCACGAAATTTTCGATATTTTAAAAGAAAAAACACACAACTTTCAAATTAAAACAGCTGTTTTTGCCATTAAAGGCCCTCTTTTACTACGATTGATGCGAATCCTAACTCAGCAGCATATTATCGTTCCTGATCAGTTAGGCTTATCAGCTTTCGATGATTGGGAATGGGCAAAATTAACTCACCCTTTAATTACAGCGGTTCAACAAGACCCTAAATTAATTGGCAGTACAGCTGCAAATGTACTGTTAAAAGAAATAACGGAAAATAATTTCGAACAAAAATTAGTGACAGTCAAGAGTGAATTGATCGTTGGCCATTCTTTGTGAAATTTATATAAAATCATTGACAGTATGAAAAATCCATTGTAAGATTTATTTGGCTCTTTAGGAAAACGTTTTCATTATCGAAAAGAACTAAAAACTAAAAAACTAGGAGGTCCTTTCAATGAAAAACAATCAAATTGTCATTAATACATTGGTATTACAGCACCAACACGAGAATGGACAGACACAGATACAGCTTGTTGACCAACTTATCAACGCTGGAATTTGGAACATTGAAGTTCGTCGAGAATATTTTAAACATAACTTACGTGAAATGGAAGCGCTTAATCATGCAAAATTGGGAAAACGTTTAACCTTATTTTATTCAGTCCCAGACGTTCTTTTCGTTGACGGAGAGATAAATTCCAGGTTAACGCAATATTTTTCTGAAGCACTATTGTTTGGTGCTAGTTATGTCAAATTAAATATTGGTGATTTTGGCACTTACAAAGGAAATTTAAAAAAAGAAATTGAAGCCATTCAGCCAAAAAATGTTCAACTGGACGTCGAAAATGATCAGACTGTTTTGAATGGATCAGCTGATAATATTCTCGCTTTTCTCCAAAGCGCTCGAAAAAATGCTGTGAATATTGGCTTTGTCAATGATTTAGGCAATTGGATCTTCACAAAGCAGGATGCGGTTCAAGCAAGTCAAAAGCTTTCATCGTTTACACGCTATATCCATATTAAAAACTATGTTTTAAAAGGCGACAAAGCAGAAACGGTTTCAATTGATCAGGGATTATTAGACTGGAAAAAACTGCTGGATTTAAATGATCCGAATTTACCAGTTGCTTTGGAATACCCAGTGGACACCATGGATAATTTAAAAACTGATATTGGTCTTCTTGAAAACTATTTAGAAAGCCGACAAACTAAATCATGAACTTAATCATCGGTATTCTATTACTACTAACTTTCTTGGGATTCATTTATTTCGTCATGCGCGGCGGCAATATCATGATCGGCTTTTTCTTCATGGCACTTTTGTGGACGATCATCGGCGGTATTCCCTACAAAGTTGCCATCAACGACATTTTTTCACAACCGGCACTAGATTACGGTTCCACGATCGTCGTTATTATTTTCGGATCTTGGTTTGGAAGAGTTCTTGTTGATACAAATATCGCTGGATCAATTAGCGAACAAACAATTCGTGTCAGCAAAAAACACCCAATTATGGCCGCCATTCTAGTCTGTATCGTCACCTCTTTTATCTTTACGAGTTCTTATGGTGTCGGTGCAGTCATTGCGGTCGGTGTTATATTACTACCGATTCTCGAATCACTTGGTTTGCCGAAGAACGTCTCGGTCGTTGCTTTCGTTTTGTCAGTCGGCGCACCAATGTATGTCAATATCGTGATTATTAAACAAATTCAATTATTTTTCCCAAAAGTTCTGTACGCAAGCAAATATCTTACCTATGGCTTTGCGGCAATGATCGTGCAGATGCTCGTTGTCATACTTTTTATTCTCGTGCATGCAAAAGTAATTCATGTTAACGAAGAAAAAATCGAAAATCAGCATCTCGACGACAAAAAGAAATCAGCACCGATCTACAGCTACTTCATTCCGGTCATGCCAGTCTTTATGAATTTAACCTTTGGCTGGCAGCCAGTACCAGCCTTGTTACTATCAATTATTTTGGCACTCTTATTAACCGGAAATATGTCCTCATATCATCACTGCCTAGATATGATCAACGCCACAATCAATAAATCAGTATCCGATATCTCAGGGCTGCTAGTCATGCTGTTTATTTTGACAATGTTTAGTGCGGCCGCTATCAAAAACACTGCTCGTTTCAGCACGATCTTGCATAATGTTATTCCTCACGATCCATTGGTCATTGCAATTGTTTTCGCTATTTTAGCGCCGCTGGCTTTGTTTAGAGGACCGCTGATGGTCTGGGGGGCTGGTTCTGCCACGGCGGCCGTGATTGCCGGAACTGGTTTTTTCAATCAGTATTTTGGATTTGCTCTAATCGTCGTACCAGCAGTTTCAATGGCTGTATCGGCTTGTATTACTCAGTCTTGGAATCTATGGGCACTAGAGTACACAAACTTAGATACGAAAAAATTCTTAATGACTGGTGTTCCGTGGGCTTGGGGTACATGTGCCTTAAATCTGCTGTTAGCAGTTGTCATGTTCAATTAAATTTTTATGGAGGAAAAAATGAAAAATCTAAAGGAATTCAGCAGCGAGTGGTTTCGCTTAGATAATAAAACAGCCATCATTACTGGTGGTGCATCTGGACTTGGGCAATATTACACTCAGGCCCTAATGAAATCTGGTGCTGACGTTCTGGTCGTCAGTCATAGCGAAAACGGCTGGCAGCAGACGGCAGACCTAGTTAAAAACAGCGGTCGCAAAATCGAATTTTTAAAGGAAGATATTACTAAAGCTGGTGCAGCTGAAAAAATTGTCGCTACTGCCATAAAAAAATTTGGTCATATTGATATTTTGATTAACAATGCCGGTCTGCAACGACGAGGCAGCTGGAAAGAATTCAAGGACACAGATTGGCAAGCAGTGATCGAACTCAATTTAAATGCTGGTTATTATCTATCACATGCTGTTGCCCGAATAATGGCCGAGCAAAAATCTGGAAAAATCATTAACATTGCCTCGATGCAATCTTATCGAGCTGGAAAATTTATTTTCCCCTATACAGCTAGCAAACATGCCGTAGTAGGATTGACAAAAGCCTACGCGGATGCACTGGCAACAGATAATGTTCAAGTTAATGCCTTGGCACCAGGCTACATCGATACACCAATGACACAGGCTTTGCGTGACGATAAAGCACGTAATACAGAAATTTTAGCTCATATTCCAGCTAATCATTGGGCTGATCCATCCGAGTTGATGGGTGCCATTGTCTTCTTGTCCAGCGCGGCATCGGATTACATCACTGGCGTTACTTTGCCGGTTGATGGTGGTTATTTATTAAGATAAAGGAGAATTTAAAAATGAAAGTCGTTGTACCTAAATTATTATCACAGGCAGGCAAGGATTACCTGACTGACCACAATTTTGACTTGATCGAAGCTGCTGACAATAGTCAAGAAAGTATTTTGAAAGTCGGCAAAAATGCTGATGGCATTATTTTAATGACAGATCCATTTGATAATAAGACCTTAGAGCAGTTTCCAAATTTAAAAATTATTGCTCGTCATGGCGTTGGTTTTGACAATGTTGACTCGCAATTCGCTGGAAAACATGGTGTTTGGGTAACGATCACACCAATGGCCAATGCAGCTACAGTCGCTGAAACGACCATTGCTGAGATCTTAGATCTATCAAAAAATCTGACAAAAATATCAGATGAGATGCGTCAAGGACATTTCGATTATAAGTCCAGCCACATGGGCTTTGACCTAGCGAACAAAAAATTGGGTGTCATGGGTTACGGCCGAATAGGCAGACTAGTTGCGAAAAAGGCTGACGCCTTAGGAATGGATGTCCTGATATTTGATCCTTTTGTCAAAGAAACAGCAGTTGGCCGCTTAGTTGATCGTGATACCTTGATCAGCCAATCAGACGTGATCACCTTGCATTTAGCTGTTACCGATGAAACCACGCACGCTTTTGGGAAACGTGAATTTGCTATGATGAAAAAATCTGCTTCGCTGGTCAATTTAGGTCGTGGTGCACTAGTTAACGAACAAGATCTTATCAACGCTTTGAGAACAAAAGAAATTCAGTCTGCTGCTCTTGATGTTTTTGAAGACGAACCACTTCCACTAAGCAGTGATTTTTATACATTGGATAATGTGCTATTAACACCGCATATTGCCTCAAACACAGTGGAGTGCATGGCACGCATGGCCGTGGATTCTGCTAGCGAAGTCGTACGGGTTCTATCCGGCGAGCAGCCAAAATGGGCAATTAATCAAGTCAAGTAAGCAGATAAAATATATACT is part of the Oenococcus sicerae genome and encodes:
- a CDS encoding LacI family DNA-binding transcriptional regulator; translated protein: MKNNKRATINDVAKTAGVSITTVSRYVNGNYNKMSAKTRQKIQTAVKEADYHVNRQAQMLKRQNSHLIGVVVADVENFFSSLLFKGIDEILSQNAFQIILMNSNNSKAKEHQQIERLLELQVDGIILQPMGHRAAEYRFLKKQNVPTVIVDRRIEHAVWPEVVTDNYEYSKKLGELMLEMQYPQILVLSESVNENTARKERYSALNDLKKNHHFILGLIEVAENTSDHEIFDILKEKTHNFQIKTAVFAIKGPLLLRLMRILTQQHIIVPDQLGLSAFDDWEWAKLTHPLITAVQQDPKLIGSTAANVLLKEITENNFEQKLVTVKSELIVGHSL
- a CDS encoding sugar phosphate isomerase codes for the protein MKNNQIVINTLVLQHQHENGQTQIQLVDQLINAGIWNIEVRREYFKHNLREMEALNHAKLGKRLTLFYSVPDVLFVDGEINSRLTQYFSEALLFGASYVKLNIGDFGTYKGNLKKEIEAIQPKNVQLDVENDQTVLNGSADNILAFLQSARKNAVNIGFVNDLGNWIFTKQDAVQASQKLSSFTRYIHIKNYVLKGDKAETVSIDQGLLDWKKLLDLNDPNLPVALEYPVDTMDNLKTDIGLLENYLESRQTKS
- a CDS encoding gluconate:proton symporter — its product is MMNLIIGILLLLTFLGFIYFVMRGGNIMIGFFFMALLWTIIGGIPYKVAINDIFSQPALDYGSTIVVIIFGSWFGRVLVDTNIAGSISEQTIRVSKKHPIMAAILVCIVTSFIFTSSYGVGAVIAVGVILLPILESLGLPKNVSVVAFVLSVGAPMYVNIVIIKQIQLFFPKVLYASKYLTYGFAAMIVQMLVVILFILVHAKVIHVNEEKIENQHLDDKKKSAPIYSYFIPVMPVFMNLTFGWQPVPALLLSIILALLLTGNMSSYHHCLDMINATINKSVSDISGLLVMLFILTMFSAAAIKNTARFSTILHNVIPHDPLVIAIVFAILAPLALFRGPLMVWGAGSATAAVIAGTGFFNQYFGFALIVVPAVSMAVSACITQSWNLWALEYTNLDTKKFLMTGVPWAWGTCALNLLLAVVMFN
- a CDS encoding SDR family NAD(P)-dependent oxidoreductase, producing the protein MKNLKEFSSEWFRLDNKTAIITGGASGLGQYYTQALMKSGADVLVVSHSENGWQQTADLVKNSGRKIEFLKEDITKAGAAEKIVATAIKKFGHIDILINNAGLQRRGSWKEFKDTDWQAVIELNLNAGYYLSHAVARIMAEQKSGKIINIASMQSYRAGKFIFPYTASKHAVVGLTKAYADALATDNVQVNALAPGYIDTPMTQALRDDKARNTEILAHIPANHWADPSELMGAIVFLSSAASDYITGVTLPVDGGYLLR
- a CDS encoding phosphoglycerate dehydrogenase — translated: MKVVVPKLLSQAGKDYLTDHNFDLIEAADNSQESILKVGKNADGIILMTDPFDNKTLEQFPNLKIIARHGVGFDNVDSQFAGKHGVWVTITPMANAATVAETTIAEILDLSKNLTKISDEMRQGHFDYKSSHMGFDLANKKLGVMGYGRIGRLVAKKADALGMDVLIFDPFVKETAVGRLVDRDTLISQSDVITLHLAVTDETTHAFGKREFAMMKKSASLVNLGRGALVNEQDLINALRTKEIQSAALDVFEDEPLPLSSDFYTLDNVLLTPHIASNTVECMARMAVDSASEVVRVLSGEQPKWAINQVK